The Loxodonta africana isolate mLoxAfr1 chromosome 12, mLoxAfr1.hap2, whole genome shotgun sequence genome segment CCTTGGGGAGACCTGGGCTCAGCAGGGGCTAGCTGACAACAGTGGAAGACCTGGGGTGGCCAGGGTAGCTTTTGCCAGCAGGAGCTGTCCCTTTGGAGGGCTTCTGCGGCAAGGTTCAGGCGAGGGGGTGAGCTAGCCTCCTACACTGAGCTGACAGATGGGCCAAGTGGATGCTGCCCGGGTTCCCAGCTCAAGGGTACCCAGAAACTATCCAGCTGCCCAGAGGTGGCTGTCGGGTCAAAGTCCAGGTTACTCGATCTCTCCACGGGGCTGCTGGGGCCCTTTCTCTGTGGCCCCTGCTCCCTCTTACTGTTGTGGGCCCATCTTCCCTCCTGTGGTCCCACCTCTCCCCAGCCCTTTCCCCTCTGTTGGTGTCTAGCAGCCTGTTCAATGCAGGTAATCCATCAACCATGCCCTCGGTGATCAGCTTGTGGCCTCCAGGCCCCTCATGTCCACAATAGCCATTCATACTGCTCTCTCCATCACGGCTGGACCCTGTTGTCTGCCAGACATTCTGCTTGTTGGCCCCCCATGTCCCCGACCTGACCTGCTTCTTCTCTTAGGAAATGTTTATTTCCTCAGTTTGGGATTCTTTGTGGAGGGTGGTCCTTAAGGTGGAGCAGGTCTTTCCGGGCTGGTGCACCCTCTGGGGTTCATGCCCAACCCTCCTGACCCCTGTGGCAcactgaattacttaatatggcccttcaaGCCATAGTCTTTACACTCCTTGAATAATTGGGGGGGGAGGGCCTATGcttgtgacccaccaaggggattggacagcttgctgataatgcaaataaggtgtatgggacTCCGAAAGGGgatattggtcagttttgccattcctctatccttaaaagagagccaatcccagagcagggaggactttactaccaccaagaagagacgagagcagagtgtgtcctttagacccggaATCCCTACACTGAGaccctcctagatccaggagaaaTATAGGAGCCGTAACACGGAAGATGGGAGAGACAGCAGCGCAAGATGGCTGTGGTGGGGCTTCTCGGCCCATGGAGCAacaaagctgagtgccttcttaCTCGtagagtgggatgcctccaggcacttatctgcACCCCTAAAAGAGCTTTGGaatacttgcctgagcagggcagaggccaggctggcggggggggggggagcagaGAGAGGTATGCCTGCTGGCAAAGATGGGGATACCCTGATcaaaagaactgtatcctgagcattggTGAACCTGAACTATAGTCTATTAAAATCCATttcctttgagtagattctgactcacacagaccctacaggacagagcagaactgccctataggggttccaaagaacagctggtggattcgaactgctgaccatttggttagcaacctgagctcttaaccactgtgccaccagggctcctgtaaccTGTTGTGTCCCTAATGCACTCCATAACTGTGAGAACCATctatgagttttgtgtggccattgcaacaaattacccAACTCAGCACAGAAGCAGAGAGTGTCATGACAAGAGGGAtggttagtgtcagaattggtaaaaaggggaCAGAGGaggaggcatgcctgacctccacctcacaggaatcaagCCTTGGGctactgatcttgattctccttctccctcgCCCACCAGGAGTCTGAAATCTACCGCCCCCATTTTCTTCCTcatgcccacccccacccccaccccaccctccttGACCCACTCAGCTTCCTCCAGCTCGCAACCACCTGCTGGAGAGCTCCAGTGAAGAAACTGCACTGGCGCACCTCTGAGCAGAGCCTTTACCTTAGTGGGTGGTCACACCCAGGCCCTCAGTTCTGCTCCAACCTGGACTTTGGGCAAAAGGGCTGTCCCCCTAGGTGGAGGGCCCTGTGACTGCCCTGGGAAGCCCTACAGATAGTCCCACAGTACCTGTCCTCAGGAAGCTTACTGGCACTGACATGAGACTAGTCAGGACACACTGTGCTGAGTGACACTGAGAAGACATGGGCTCCCCAACCCTGAGGCCAGGACCTGGTGCAGGTGGATCATTTGAGAGCAGGAAAGGGGAGGGGGACAGCTGCTGAAGGGCTGGGCTGAGATGCTGCATAAGGGCCCTCCCTGGCCAAGACCTAAGACCTCCTCCCCTGGGTGGATGAGGGCCAAGGACAAGGAGATGCTGTCGTCTGGGACCTGCAGGACCTTAAGCCCATCCCGGCAAAACACACCTCTATTTGTGTATCCAGGTCCGTGAATCCACATCCGGATAGAAAGGGTATAAGCCACTCACAGCACTGGCAGCCCTGAAGAGGTGGAGGGTATTGACCCCACAGCCCACAGGCCAGGGACAGCAGAATTTGTATTCTGAAATCTGACTTGTAAGTAAGATACTGATAAAGAAAATCATGTTTGCAAAATACAATGTAGACCAAAAACTCCTCCAGCCCATGGATCCCTTTTCACCCCACTTCCTGGAGAGTGTGAGCCCCATCACTGGCTATCCCTGCACATCCTCCTGGGGCAGGACAACTGGCCACAGCAAGCTGGTACTCACAAGACCTGCACCATAGTGCCCTCATGTGCCCCATCAAACCAGCCAGACCAAGGGGCCCGCCCACCTCTGCACATTGAGATGGCACCATTTTTACAATGCGACCATACGAAACTCAGAACACTCCctccaaaactaaaaaaaaaaaaaaaatactccaggaaagtggaagggggaaaaaaaaggagctCATAAGGTCCGAAGGCAGCTGCCCTACGTGGGCACAGAGCAGCAGAGCTGAGGGTGGCTGACACAATCTGCCTGCCTCAGCGAGTGTGGCCGAACGTCAGCACCTAGTCGGCTCCccaagaggaaaccaaggcagccAGGCCACCTCCTCCCCAGCAGAGACTTCCGTGTGGTTCCTACTGAGAAGTGACGTGAGCACGTCAGGCCCTCAGGAGGGCCTGGAGCAGGagacacacatatatgcacacagagacagacagacacatctGCTCTCCTAATAGGTGATGGGAGTAGAAGATGGGGAAAGTGTGCCAGTGTGTGTCAAATGCCAAAAATGAGAGGTGGTCCAATAATAAGAATCGTAACTTCTCTGAAGGTGAGCACCCACCCCTGGAAAGGCAAGGGCAGCGGCCACTACTCCATCCCCTGGAAGTCTCAGTGAGGTCTCCAGACACACGGAGTGAGGGGCCAAGACCCCACCATGGGCAGGCAGGCTACGAGGCAGCCGTCGGGTTTATTTATTCCTACTCAACATAACCCCCAACATAGAATGAGCAACTCTGTACATCTCTAGAAACTCACTGCTAGCTCCAGAACAATATAAAGTTTAAACTACAAAAGGTGAGTTGTAGTCAACAAATATAAAGGGTGACTTCAAGCTGCTGAACGTTCGTCAGATTATGTACAGCGTGCCGGGTGGCTCATATCTCGCCAGCCTCCTTCTCCTCCGACCTCCGTGAGGCTGCCTTTCCGTTGGAGCCCTCGAGCCTCCACTCTGCAGCGCCCCTCTCACTCCGCCCTTGCTCCCAGGACTCCTCTCTCGATGCTCGCTCTCGGGAGAACCTGAGGAGGGGGAACCACAGGCTCAAGGTAGCCACCGTTACCCTGTGGCTGGCTGCTCAGGTGCCAAAAAGCAGCCCTCAACACTGGGTAGGGAAGGCAAAGCATCCACCACAGCTCAGGGTCCTGCAGGTTAGGGCACCCAGCCAACTTGTGCCACCCACTGAAAAGCGAAGTCTGCAGAGActttaataacaggaagagctgACACTGTAAGTCGAGCAAAGGGAACAAAACAGAAGCGTGCATACGCAATATGGTCCACCACAGAAACACAAGTTAAAAAAAGGCCACAGTCAAAGTGTGTGCAAACATCAACAGTGGCTGAGTGGGATTTGAGTGGTGCTGTGCCTATTCACCTGATGAGGACACAGGTCCTCATCAGGGCTCTAGGAAATCGAGGTGACCgtcagcccaggacaggaacctgtGAGCAGACACAGTGCTGGGCACACAGTGATAGCATGGTTGTATGTGTGTGAGCAAGCGCCTCCACACAGCCCTGAACTCCCCAGGCCCCACACTGTCCTTTGGATGCCTGCAGTCCCTACCAGACGTGGCCACGGGCCCTGTTGAGACCCGAGAACACGAGAGAGGGGTTCACTCCTGCTGCAGTACCGAAGGACTCAGGTAGTTACTTGTATTTCGAGCTCCGATCCCTGGAGGCCCGGCGGTGGCCCCGACTGTGGCTCCGGGAACGGCTCCGGTGGCGCCGGTGTCTGTCTCGGGACCAGGACCGGGAAGACTTGCGTCGCTCACGGGAGGTAGATCTTGACCGCCTCCGACGCCGGTCCCGAGAGCGCGACCTGACcgagaagacaaagaaagctCTGAAGTGACTCTGTACGCCTACTGCACACAACTGCCCACCTGGGAGCCACCTTCTGGATTCTGGAGCCTCCTTCCAGGAACCAGGGTGGCGGCACCACCTGGACACCCTCCTCTCAGCACATTCTGCTCATTGCTTTAGTGACATTTCCTCTTTCCCCCATCAGAATATTCCCATCATTAACTGGCTGGCCCATTCCAATGCCACTCCATAAAGCCATCTCCACCAGGGAATCCTCAAGAGGGGCCATGGCTCCCATCTTCCCCCAATTCATGGACCCTCCTCTGTGCTCACCCGGCCACCCCCAGGCCCCAGGGCAGAGGGCATGAGTCTCACCCATTAAGATACAGGGATTAATTAGTAAGGAAAATATCCGTGACTGGGAAGGTCAACGGGTCTGAAAACCTACCTCCTGCGATCTCTGGTCCTTGATCCAGACCTGAAAAAGGACAAAACGATCAACTTCCCAGAAACACTCCATCGCTCGGGCTCTTATGGAGGTGCTAAGTCTTTGAGCAGGTGGGAGCCTGGTCCTGGGGGAGCTGAAGCCTCTGAAGTGGACCCTCGTAGCCTCAACCGCCTCTCGTTCCCACCCTCAGCTCACCGACCTTCGGTGGTCTACACTTCAGGGACAGTCTGCTTGAGGCACAGACATATCCCCATAATAAACCTCCCCTCACCCCATGTGTGGAACAGTATGTGCTTTGTCTGGGCTCAGCCAGACCTCCACTCCATATACcatgtatttgtttttcttttaatggagtccctgagtagtacaaatggtgaatgcaatcagctgctaactgcaaggcccacccagaggtgcctcagaagaaaggcctggtgatctcctgaaaacacagccactgagaaccctatggagcacagttctgctatgacacacatagggtcacctcAAGCTGGAGTTAACTCAGTGgcaaatggttttctttttttaggcaTTTAACAGCTCTTCATCATTACAAGCAGCACTGCCATGATCGTGGGGGTCCTGAGGCCCATGGCAAACCCGTCCCACACAGCATCTCCTATCAGCAAGACTCACCGTCTGCTcagcctctcctctctctctctctcctctctcctcctcaAGCGATCCTGGTTTCTCTTCTCCTGCTTTTCAGTCACTGTTTTCTAATTAAATGAGAAATTGAGAAAATGAGGTAAGAGCAAGTTATACAACCTAAAATGCATCTCAGTATTGGCAATTtaaaaatacaagagaaattcttaggaGACAGGctacatttcatttttaaagctTCTTAATCAATGGTGAAGGCAGAAATGCTTCATCACTGCACTTTATGAATCAGGGACAGAGTGCACATTCCCAAAGAGGTTCTGCACTTCTAGGTCACAGGGACCTATCACACTGCTTTAAACCAACCCAGAAAGCTAGCTTTTTACCCAAAGGAGACTCCACAGGCTTTGTGGAGAAATGTAACAGGTATGCCAGACCTAAACACATCTGGCTGCTATGTGCCAAACTCCTGCTGGCCTTAGACCCATGTCGTGCCAGCAGACCAACAGGTGCCTTCACGAACCCACAGCACCACTTTCAAAACCCAGCAACCTGCCACTGATCTTGAATCAATGGGAAGGACACGAACTGGGCAGGCAGGAGGGCCTCTCACTTGAGAAACCACTCCTGCAAATCTGTCACTGGATTCAGCACAGCCCCCACGCGCAGCTTCTACTCAAAGCCCTTCAGTGACCTCATCTTTCCCCAAGGGAAGTACATTAGAGCTGGTGAGGATAAGAGGATTATCCTAAATGCTGTGTGTGATAGTATGCACCCTCCCAGACAAGTGGGCAGAATAGGGACTGaaagggaagcctttctcttccTCAAGACACTTTCAAGTACCTCTGGCTCCTCCCTGCCAAACCCAACCTCCTATCCTTCACCTGACGAGGGGCACACAATGATCAGCAGTTCCAAGGGATTCGATGTCCATGCTCTTTGCTAAAGACCACAGGCTTATGGTCCAGGGATCATCTCCTTTCCAACCCCCGTTCCATAAAAAGCCCTCCTTCAAAATGCtgaaaccagataaccgggagctcctaaaaatcaaacacctacgctcatctaaagactccaccaaaagagtaaaaagactacctacagactgggaaaaaaatttcagctacaacatctccgaccagcacctgaacTCTAAatcctacatgactctgctaaaactcaaccacaaaaaaacaacccaattaagaaatggacaaagggtatgaacaggcacttcaatgaagaagacattcaagcggctgacagatacatgaggaaatgctcatgatcagtagccattagagaaatgcaagtcaaaactacaatgggattccatttcactccaacaaggctggcactaatccaaaaaacacaaaataataaatgttggagaggctacggagagactggaacacttatacactgctgatgggaatgtcaaatggtacaaccactttggaaatcgatttgacacttccttaaaaagctagaaatagaactaccatacgatccagcaatcccactccttggaatacattctagagaaataaaagcctttacacgaacagatatatgcacgcccatgtttgttgcagcactgtttacaacagcaaaaacatggaagcaaccaaggtgcccatcaacggatgaatggataaataaattacagtatattcacacaagggaatactatgcattgataaagatcagtaaagaatctgtgaaacatttcataacatggaggaacctggaaggcattatgctgagtgaaattagtcagttccaaaaggacaaatattgtataagaccactattataagcacttgagaaatagtttaaactaagaagaaaacattctttcctggttacgaggcggggggagggagggagggtgggagaggggtattcactaattagatagtagatcacaactactttaggtgaagggaaagacagcacacaatacagggtaggtcagcacaattggactaaaccaaaagcaaagaagtttcctgaataaactgaatgcttcgaaggtcagcgtagcaggggcaggggtctggggaccatggtttcaggcaacatctaagtcaattggcataataagacCTATTAACAAAACgtactgcatcccactttgaagagtggcatctggggtcttaaacgctagcaagcagccatctaagatgcatcaattgatctcaacccacctggatcaaagagaatgaacaacaccaaggacacaaagtgattatgagcccaagagacagaaagggccacatgaaccagcgactacatcatcctgagaccagaagaactagatggtgcctggctacaacctatgactgccctgacagggaacacaacaaataacccctgagggagcaggaagagcagtgggatgcaaaccccaaattctcataagaccacacttaatggtctgactgagactagaaggaccccagtggtcatggcccccagaccttctgttggcccaggataggaaccattcccgaagccaactcttcagacatggactggactggacaatgggttggagagggatgctggtaaggcgtgagctacttggttctggtggacacttgagactatgttggcatctcctgcctggaagggagatgggaggatagaggggcttagaagctggcaaaatggtcatgaaaagagaatggaaggagggagcgggctgtctcatggcGGGGGGctagagtaattgggaatatgtagcaaggtgtatataagtttttatgtgagagactgacttgatttgtaaacttccacttgaagcacaataaaaattatttttaaaaaaagccctCCTTCTCCCACCTGACAAGAAAGGCCTTACTCATACCCAACTCCTGCACTGCCCTGAAGCGTAAACACCTCTGGGCACCAGCAAAGGACTGATATGAGTGACCCCGCTATTAACTCAGGCCAGAAGGCCCTGCCACCCACCCTGCCCTCCAGAGATGCAGAAGTACATTTTGTGCTACTAGCTTAATAATCATTTATTAAGTCTGCAACATATTTGTGTTCTTTTAACCTATTCTATATTACTCATAATTGCAATTGTATCTTTCTAGGTTAAGTTGACACTTAGGTTCTTAAGGCTGCAGAAAAAAATTTCAATATATTCAAATTTCTGATGCAGAGACATGATGAAAGGTTTTCAGGTATAAAAAGATATTAGGACAAAATTCTGAGGTAACATGGAACAGAAAtacaatttaaataaatataaaattaccaACTGCTGAAGAGCAAATTTTTAACAGGGATGACAATGGATACCAATTATGTTATTATTTATATTCCTTTGCatacatataaaataatttttatatctttttaacTATAAACTTATAAGGAAGAACTCCAATTCAAAAATGTGTGACAAAATATACCACTTTTCAGAATTCTATCGGGGACAGAAGCAGAAATGTTTCTAGACTCAAAAATGTTTCAatgcctcctccctctccccacctgTCACCTACAGGGGCCCTCCTCAGAGCTCAGCCTTTTCTGCTGCCCCTTCCTGGGTGTGCAGACCCTGGGCTGTGAAAGAAGGCTTGCTTGCCACAGTGTTCTACAGTCTGTGTGTCTGTCCATCTGCCAGGAAGCCTACATGCTTCTCCACATACGACCTGGGGGTCCTGAGAGCTGCAGGGAAGGCTCCATCAAGGCCGAAGAATGACAACTCCAAGTATGTGAAACTCAGCCAACTTTATTCTTAGTCTTCCACACACAGGATTTCAAATTTTCAGAGCCTAATCCAGGAGGCCTGGCGgcacaattaagcactcagctgctaaatgaaaggtcggaggttcaaacccatccagcggctccgcaggagaaacacctggtgatctgctcccgtaaagattaaccaaaaccaaacccgttgccgtagagtcgattccaactcattgcacccctgtcagagtagagctgccctgtagtttccaaggagtgcctggcggatttgaactgccgacctttcggttagcagccgtagcacttaaccattacaccacgagggtttccctcGTAAAGATAactacctaggaaaccctattggatagatctactctgtcatatggcgtcaccctgagtcagaagtgactcaatggcacccaacaacaaccacccaGGAAagtgtggggaaaaaaagagtagctgtctAGGGCTGGGGGGTTGGGGAGCAGTGCAGGACTATCAGAAAAGCAAGCCCCTCTTCATCCTAAGAGATTAGGAGCCTCTGAGGGGGCTCAAAGGGAAGGGGCTCAAGTGTGTCGTCTTCTATCCAGCCCACCACTGTCCAACACCTGCTGCTGTCCAAGGGGAAAGATGCGAGCTCACTGGTCGTCCTTCATCCTAGCGACTTTACAGGTGGGCAGGAGCAGTCTGTGCCTAGGATTGACTCTGTCACTTTACTCTGCAAACAAGGAGATCTTAGGTCTCTTGTGGGCACAAGTGGTGAAATCTGAGTTTTTCACTATAAAACTCAAGGCATGTTCTTAAAAGGTTAGAACACTAGGCTTTTTAGTGTTAAAGAGACGGGAAGACGACCAAGACCTCTCAGGTTCCGCCATAACATGACAACTGATCTTACCCTCAGCTGGTCCAGCTTTTCCCGGATCTGAATGAACCCCAAGTGTAACTTGCCCCCAAAGTGGTCTGCGAGGCGCCGGTCATTGTCATGGAGACCAAGGTAGGCTGAGCAGACCTCACAGACACGCAGCTTCTGCTGCTGAAAACTGGATGCAGGCATGGAATTTCTGTATTCTTCCTGGAGAACAGGAATAGAAAGACAAGTGAGTTATGAAGAACCAGCCACCACACACCCAACCCAAGAGGAAAACGATTTAAAGGAACTATAGAAATGATTTTCAAATAAGCTCACGGCTATGACTTCAAAGCGACAAGAAGCATTCGAAACACAGAGCAGGAATCTGTCTCTGCCCAGACAACCTGCCAGACATCTCTGTCGTGCACAAAGGAGCGTCATGATAACCAGAACCAGAGGAGGGTTTCTGATACGGCCCTTCAATGACAACACAGGGCCACAAATGGTCGTGTGCCTGCCATGTTTATTGTTGAGGGCTTCTTCTCTTAACAAAAGATGCAGCAGTTACAGTGGAGGGGGTGAGGAGGTATCctactttaatttgcatttccaaggGAGTGTTTTGGATGTATGGACTGATGGGAAGTTGCTCATACCCAGCTCTCCCTTTCAATGAGTGTGGATGACTATTTAAATGCAATTATTTAAACATGGATCTTGAAGGCACATTTTAGTTAGGTCATAAGCTGCAATAACTGCGCCTctggtttcttctctttttacttGTGATTTACCTTGAGGCTAAGTTATTTCCTGAGATTGAACTTAGACTCTGCAGTGGCAGCTGGGACAGAGgtttattttgttctgttctgcacTTTTTTGTTTGAAGGAAATGCTAACGTATTGTCCTACCAAATTCTGACTTCGGGGCTGCACTGTGGGGTAGCTTCCTGGCATTGGGACACAGCCACCACACTGCATGTGCTTCTGCAAAAAGTGATGCGAGGACCCACCGTCTTACTGTGCCACATCTAAGCCTTTATGTGCAGAAACAGACCATCTGTATACGAGtagcttttcttttctccctcctttaTGTTATCAAAGGACAGAGTTTATCTAGGGATGTCATTAAACGGGGGTGCCAGCCCTCGAGGGTTCTAAAGCACTAGCTGGGCACCAACACCTTCCAACAGACACACACTGTGACCTCCCTTGCAGCCGCCTGCAGTGCCTGATGATCCTGGCTGGAGCAGCGTTATCACTCTGTCTCCTCACAGGATCTGAGTCTCAGTGGCCTCTGACAGCCACAAGCCTGACCCCCTCATTAGCTCTACTCCGTCAACCATGACTGAGCATGACCAGTGGTAGGCACTGTGCGGAGCCAGGGGTGTGATGACCAGACAGACCCAGTTGGGGCAGTACATATCACCCCATCCAATCACTTCTCAGTCTGCAGGTTTCCCCTAAGGGGAGATCCTGCCACACTACCAGACAACCCCCCTCCTACTGACCCCAAACCACTCTCAAACTCAGAGCCCCACTTATTTCACTGAGTACTTATCTTAGTCTGAATGAATCTTCACCATTTGTTCCCACTTAACTCTCTGAAccccctgccctgccccctgGAACTCAGTCTCCGTAGAGGAAGACCTTCTCTCAAACCCGAGGCCCGAAGACCACCCGgcatacacacaaaaaaccaaaaaaaaaaaaaaagtccactgccattgagttgactctgactcatgctgaccctataagacagagtaaaactgcaccacagagtttccaaggctgtaaatctttaaggtagcaggctgccacatttttctcctagagtggccggtggattcaaagcgctgacctttcgtttagcagctgagtacttcaACTaccacatcaccagggctctcaaCTCTACCCCAGCCACACAAGCTAAATAGAAGCTACTGCCCACCAACATCCCAGGAAGTAGAAGGACCCAGAGAGGCACATGCACAAACATCACTCCACTGACCCTCCTGGAACTCGAAGCAGGCAGGCCTACAAGCATCCTCTACAGATGAGACACTGCACTCAGAGATGGCAGGGGCCAGCCCCCACTCTCTCAGCAGTCCTGCTCCCCTCCCTGTGAGGGTGCTCCCCACCAACCTCAGCTTCTTTCTTCTTTGTACGGACTTTCTCTACTTCCGTGAGGATCTTCTGGGATTCATCCACATTCCCTTCTGCTCCTAGCTGCTCTGCTTTAGCAAGGAGTTTTCCTATTTCTTCGTTCAACTCATGTACTTTTTCTGCCTGAGGGGATAGAGAAAGTATCAGGTATGCAGACCCTAAAAACAAGAATTACAATGCAAAGATGTGTTTCTCTTGCTGCGTTTCCAGTAAAGAATAGCCCAAGATCCATTCTGTATCACATCTGTTTTTCACAAATTATAGACTCTACCACATCACACCCACCCTTTGTCTCAAGACACAGAGTGTCCCTGAGTGGTCCCAGCACTGTCCCGCCGGCTGCTCTCTGTGCTGCAAGCGACATGCCCTGATTATTAGGCTTCACCCCCAGgaatacagccagaacgctcctttgaagcgagaatggcgaggctttgtctcacgtactttggacatattatcaggagggaccaatccctggagaaggatatcatgcttggtaaagcagagtgaaaaagaggaagaccctcaaagagatggactgacacagtggctccaacaacaggcttaaacacagcaacaattgtgaggatggcacagcacccagcagtgttttgtcctgttgtacacggggctgctataagtcagaaccaactcaacagcacctaacaccaatCCTCAGGAACAAAATAATAGCACCTTCAGTCCAACCAGCAATTGAATGTGTCCTAAGAGATATGCTTTTACAATACCGAAAGGGAAAACTACAAGCCTCAGCCCCCTGAGGGGAGCAGAGGATAAAGCACTGACACGAAGGCCAGCTGCCTTTTGTGTCACATGGTCATTTAAGACCACTGACACACGGCTGCTAGaccacagcctctccaaagtGGGAGCATGCTGAGGCAGTGAGTGCATCCTCCCCACGGATGCCCAGTCACACTGATGGGACTGACAGCCAACTACGCCCCTTTTGACGCAGGACAGAGCCGCCCTGGCTCACCTTGGCTGAGACCTCAGCACTGATCTCCTCTTGGGTCTCTGCCAGCCGCTTCTTGGCGA includes the following:
- the LUC7L gene encoding putative RNA-binding protein Luc7-like 1 isoform X2, encoding MDLGECTKIHDLALRADYEIASKERDLFFELDAMDHLESFIAECDRRTELAKKRLAETQEEISAEVSAKAEKVHELNEEIGKLLAKAEQLGAEGNVDESQKILTEVEKVRTKKKEAEEEYRNSMPASSFQQQKLRVCEVCSAYLGLHDNDRRLADHFGGKLHLGFIQIREKLDQLRKTVTEKQEKRNQDRLRRREEREREERLSRRSGSRTRDRRRSRSRDRRRRRSRSTSRERRKSSRSWSRDRHRRHRSRSRSHSRGHRRASRDRSSKYKFSRERASREESWEQGRSERGAAEWRLEGSNGKAASRRSEEKEAGEI
- the LUC7L gene encoding putative RNA-binding protein Luc7-like 1 isoform X1 — its product is MSAQAQMRALLDQLMGTARDGDETRQRVKFTDDRVCKSHLLDCCPHDILAGTRMDLGECTKIHDLALRADYEIASKERDLFFELDAMDHLESFIAECDRRTELAKKRLAETQEEISAEVSAKAEKVHELNEEIGKLLAKAEQLGAEGNVDESQKILTEVEKVRTKKKEAEEEYRNSMPASSFQQQKLRVCEVCSAYLGLHDNDRRLADHFGGKLHLGFIQIREKLDQLRKTVTEKQEKRNQDRLRRREEREREERLSRRSGSRTRDRRRSRSRDRRRRRSRSTSRERRKSSRSWSRDRHRRHRSRSRSHSRGHRRASRDRSSKYKFSRERASREESWEQGRSERGAAEWRLEGSNGKAASRRSEEKEAGEI